The following are encoded in a window of Candidatus Hydrogenedentota bacterium genomic DNA:
- the glgX gene encoding glycogen debranching protein GlgX has protein sequence MPPIDTSRLRVTPGRLFPLGAVVYETGVRFSIFSRHAKRVWLALFENIKDAKPAWEFEFDPQRHRTGDVWSIFVRDLPEGIYYKYRMEGPYEPWAGHRFRSNIYLLDPHAKAFAGDIHDGTMKCVVVHETLGWPDSARPRTQLASSIIYETHVRGFTRHASSRVEHPGTYAGLVEMIPYLLDLGVTAVELLPIQEFGETWLGRCSIATRDELKNYWGYSNIGFFAPAGRYACSAVNREHIDEFREMVGALHGAGLEVILDVVFNHTSEGDGRGPTLSFRGLDNSIYYILDEAGDYLNFSGCGNTVNCNHPVVQDFIVDCLRYWVAAMHIDGFRFDLASIFGRDRKGNLHYETPLIERIAEDPVLHETKLIAEAWDAGGAYQVGAFGNTRWAEWNGRYRDDVRRYWRGDWGTRGAFASRLSGSSDLYQDDGRTPAHSVNFVTCHDGFTLRDLVSYNQKHNLANGENNRDGLDDNLSDNCGAEGDTDDPRINDLRNRMQKNFLATLFLSVGVPMLLHGDEMGRTQKGNNNAYCQDNEVSWLDWSLTKRYGDLLSFCRKLIQFRKANPVFQRDAFFTGKPEREGGEPDLRWVDPSGGAPWWDATDTPIGCVVGAAQNGGTRLCLLFNNTREAVVFTLPPGRWSIRVATAAPPPYDIVHPLPEHARWVRAQTTLAPRSMVALSQAAEEAAGP, from the coding sequence ATGCCTCCAATTGACACTTCACGATTGCGCGTCACGCCGGGGCGCCTGTTCCCGCTCGGCGCCGTGGTCTATGAAACAGGCGTGCGCTTTTCCATCTTTTCGCGCCACGCGAAACGCGTGTGGCTGGCCCTCTTTGAAAACATCAAGGATGCAAAGCCCGCATGGGAGTTTGAATTCGACCCGCAGCGCCACCGGACCGGCGACGTCTGGTCCATATTCGTACGCGACCTGCCCGAGGGCATCTATTACAAGTATCGGATGGAGGGTCCCTACGAACCGTGGGCGGGGCACCGGTTCCGGTCCAACATCTACTTGCTTGATCCCCACGCGAAGGCGTTTGCGGGCGATATCCACGATGGCACGATGAAGTGTGTCGTGGTGCATGAAACGCTCGGCTGGCCCGATTCCGCGCGGCCGCGCACGCAGCTGGCGTCGTCCATCATTTATGAGACGCACGTGCGCGGGTTCACCCGGCACGCCTCCTCCCGCGTGGAGCATCCCGGCACGTACGCGGGTCTCGTCGAAATGATTCCGTACCTGCTCGATTTGGGCGTGACCGCGGTCGAACTGCTGCCGATTCAGGAATTCGGCGAGACCTGGCTGGGCCGGTGCAGCATTGCGACGCGCGACGAACTGAAGAACTACTGGGGCTACAGCAATATCGGCTTTTTCGCTCCCGCGGGCCGCTATGCGTGCAGCGCCGTCAATCGCGAGCACATCGACGAATTCCGGGAGATGGTGGGCGCGCTGCACGGCGCGGGTCTCGAGGTGATCCTGGACGTCGTCTTCAATCACACGTCGGAGGGGGACGGGCGCGGGCCGACCCTCAGTTTTCGCGGGCTGGACAACAGCATCTATTACATCCTGGACGAGGCAGGCGACTACCTGAACTTCTCCGGCTGCGGCAATACCGTGAACTGCAATCATCCCGTCGTGCAGGACTTCATCGTAGATTGTCTGCGCTATTGGGTCGCAGCCATGCACATCGACGGCTTCCGCTTTGATCTGGCGTCGATTTTCGGACGCGACCGCAAAGGCAATCTGCACTACGAGACGCCGCTGATCGAGCGCATCGCCGAAGACCCGGTCTTGCACGAAACCAAACTGATCGCTGAGGCGTGGGACGCCGGCGGTGCGTACCAGGTGGGCGCGTTCGGCAATACGCGGTGGGCGGAATGGAACGGGCGCTACCGCGACGACGTGCGCCGGTATTGGCGCGGCGATTGGGGTACGCGCGGCGCGTTCGCGTCGCGGCTTTCCGGCAGTTCCGACCTGTATCAGGATGACGGGCGCACGCCCGCGCACAGCGTCAATTTCGTGACGTGTCACGACGGGTTCACGCTGCGCGACCTCGTCTCGTACAACCAGAAACACAATCTGGCCAACGGCGAGAACAACCGCGATGGGCTCGATGACAACTTGAGCGACAACTGCGGCGCGGAAGGGGATACAGACGACCCGCGCATCAACGATCTCCGGAACCGCATGCAGAAGAACTTCCTCGCAACGCTGTTCCTTTCCGTGGGAGTGCCCATGCTCCTGCACGGCGATGAGATGGGCCGCACGCAGAAGGGCAACAACAATGCCTATTGCCAGGATAACGAAGTGTCCTGGCTGGACTGGTCCCTGACGAAGCGGTACGGAGACCTGCTTTCGTTCTGCCGCAAACTGATTCAATTCCGGAAAGCCAACCCGGTCTTCCAGCGTGATGCCTTCTTTACGGGCAAGCCGGAACGCGAAGGCGGCGAGCCCGACCTGCGGTGGGTCGACCCATCTGGCGGTGCACCATGGTGGGACGCTACCGATACGCCGATCGGCTGCGTGGTCGGCGCGGCGCAGAACGGCGGCACGAGGCTTTGTCTGCTGTTCAACAACACGCGCGAGGCCGTGGTGTTCACCCTGCCGCCGGGCCGGTGGTCAATCCGCGTCGCTACGGCCGCGCCGCCGCCCTATGACATCGTGCATCCGCTTCCGGAACACGCCCGGTGGGTGCGCGCGCAGACCACGCTCGCGCCGCGCTCGATGGTGGCGCTATCCCAGGCAGCGGAGGAAGCGGCGGGGCCGTAA
- a CDS encoding PspC domain-containing protein has protein sequence MKLTQQQGVLITDYLRDVAAALDQNLSPEARDQALAQLRTDLYRALEGTGRDRIGDAEVAAALARFGTPKEQAQSLASGEFDTRVLLPEGDRVWLGVCAGLAAKIGVEPWMLRLVGLLVCLGGPALSLLTIASLRDWSSVTLGLFTISLALVTYLLLFAYLRIVAGPRALPPVRVFPILVNVTVTLIIAVALHLGVGYLLDLLRYAHETFLKRPFPDVGSWGWIEYQAGGMLFWALACCVPLAILGSLPLANGWDQSLKKAGHAGLAVYGTALAFGVASFITGVIMDLAGNLETLQGFLP, from the coding sequence ATGAAACTCACCCAGCAACAGGGCGTGCTTATCACTGACTACCTGCGTGACGTCGCGGCCGCGCTCGACCAGAACCTCTCGCCCGAGGCGCGGGACCAGGCGCTCGCGCAATTGCGTACGGACCTCTACCGCGCCTTGGAAGGGACGGGCCGCGATCGCATCGGCGACGCCGAAGTCGCGGCCGCGCTCGCTCGCTTCGGCACGCCGAAGGAACAGGCGCAGTCGCTGGCTTCCGGCGAATTCGACACGCGCGTGTTGTTGCCCGAAGGCGACCGCGTCTGGCTGGGTGTGTGCGCTGGCCTGGCGGCGAAGATCGGCGTCGAGCCCTGGATGCTGCGGTTGGTCGGGCTGCTGGTCTGCCTGGGCGGCCCCGCGCTCAGCCTGCTGACCATCGCGTCGCTGCGCGACTGGAGCAGCGTTACCCTGGGCCTCTTCACGATATCGCTGGCGCTCGTGACGTACCTGCTTTTGTTCGCGTATTTGCGCATTGTGGCCGGGCCGCGCGCGCTGCCGCCCGTGCGCGTGTTTCCCATCCTTGTAAACGTGACCGTGACTCTGATCATTGCCGTGGCGCTGCACCTCGGCGTAGGCTACCTGCTCGACCTGCTGCGCTACGCGCATGAAACGTTCCTCAAGCGCCCCTTCCCCGATGTGGGGTCCTGGGGCTGGATCGAATACCAGGCGGGCGGCATGCTGTTCTGGGCCCTTGCCTGTTGCGTGCCGCTGGCCATCCTGGGCAGCCTGCCTCTCGCGAACGGATGGGACCAGAGCCTGAAGAAGGCCGGCCATGCGGGCCTCGCGGTCTACGGCACGGCGCTCGCGTTCGGGGTCGCGTCTTTTATCACCGGCGTAATCATGGACCTCGCCGGGAACCTCGAGACCCTTCAGGGGTTCCTCCCCTGA